The following are from one region of the Ruficoccus sp. ZRK36 genome:
- a CDS encoding MauE/DoxX family redox-associated membrane protein, whose protein sequence is MKKNATIYRMVTPDHLCPWGIKALDLLKRNGYRVDDHHLESMDANKAYQKEHGYDETPQIFIEGKHLGGYDELREHLGKSPDPKEGETYQPVIAIFAVTLLMALTTTWAMLGALNIIRILELFIAFSMCALGIQKLQDLKGYATGFVQYDLVAQRYVPYAYLYAFIEAGGGILMIAGLLTWIVAPVVLIASGIGAVSIIKAVYVEKRDLKCACVGGDSSVPLGFISLTENLMMIAMAVWMMAKAL, encoded by the coding sequence ATGAAAAAGAATGCCACGATCTACCGAATGGTAACGCCCGACCACCTGTGTCCCTGGGGCATCAAGGCACTCGATCTACTCAAGCGAAACGGCTATCGGGTAGACGACCACCACCTCGAATCAATGGACGCCAACAAGGCTTACCAGAAGGAGCATGGGTACGATGAAACTCCGCAAATCTTTATCGAAGGAAAGCACCTCGGGGGCTACGACGAACTGCGAGAACACCTTGGCAAAAGCCCAGACCCGAAAGAAGGCGAAACCTATCAGCCAGTCATTGCCATCTTCGCAGTCACCCTGCTGATGGCTTTGACCACGACCTGGGCCATGCTCGGGGCGCTGAATATCATACGCATCCTTGAGCTGTTTATCGCCTTCAGTATGTGTGCACTCGGCATTCAGAAACTCCAGGACTTAAAAGGCTACGCCACCGGCTTTGTCCAGTACGACCTCGTAGCCCAACGCTATGTGCCCTACGCGTATCTCTACGCCTTCATCGAGGCGGGAGGCGGCATACTCATGATCGCAGGCCTGCTGACGTGGATCGTCGCCCCTGTGGTGCTCATCGCAAGCGGGATTGGGGCTGTATCGATTATCAAAGCCGTTTACGTCGAAAAGCGCGACCTGAAATGTGCCTGCGTAGGCGGTGACAGCAGTGTGCCACTCGGTTTCATCTCGCTGACGGAAAACCTGATGATGATCGCGATGGCCGTGTGGATGATGGCGAAGGCCTTGTAG
- a CDS encoding AI-2E family transporter, producing the protein MGEKQPERVFSDLQKRIVVAALTALGVVFLCAVVLLCFYLLKLFVGTFSGVLWPLAVAGILAMLLRPVVGLISRTLHIGLIPSILVLYALAILILGAGVYAVVELFDKQIIHFFQTLPDQITGLVEGIRSKFPDLMTIGKDIFGEQKWNQMMDQSGELANRLLEMVKNSAGSMVGLIEKSGQGLLTFFSISAQTAIIPVYLFFLLLSNRDFSQDLKHELVFLNEKVRDDLVFLVREFVGIIVSFFRGQIVIGLIMGLCYAIGFTIAGLKFGFFIGMAMGFLNIIPYLGTILGLGMALPIGYLQADGGMNTIIYVLIVFAVVQALEGYFLTPKIMGDRTGLHPMVIIIAIFFWGTALNGILGMILAIPLTAFFVVAWRLAKVKYLPMLTNGGDSSLETPPDKAAEA; encoded by the coding sequence ATGGGTGAGAAGCAGCCGGAAAGAGTTTTCAGTGATCTGCAAAAGCGCATCGTCGTCGCCGCCCTCACCGCCCTGGGTGTTGTTTTCCTATGCGCGGTCGTCCTGCTGTGCTTCTACCTGCTAAAGCTCTTTGTCGGCACCTTTAGTGGTGTCCTCTGGCCCCTGGCCGTAGCCGGCATTCTGGCCATGCTGTTGCGCCCGGTAGTCGGCCTCATCAGCCGCACGCTGCATATCGGGCTCATCCCCTCGATCCTTGTTTTATATGCGCTGGCCATCCTCATCCTCGGAGCGGGCGTCTATGCGGTGGTCGAGCTGTTTGACAAGCAGATCATCCATTTCTTCCAGACACTTCCCGACCAGATCACGGGGCTGGTCGAGGGCATCCGCAGTAAGTTCCCCGACTTGATGACCATCGGTAAGGACATCTTCGGGGAGCAAAAATGGAACCAGATGATGGACCAGAGCGGCGAGCTGGCCAACCGCCTCCTGGAGATGGTCAAAAACAGTGCCGGGAGCATGGTCGGGCTGATCGAAAAGTCCGGACAGGGCCTGCTCACCTTTTTCTCCATCTCGGCCCAGACGGCGATCATTCCGGTTTATCTGTTCTTTCTCCTGCTGAGCAACCGCGACTTCTCGCAGGACCTCAAGCACGAGCTGGTCTTCCTCAACGAAAAAGTCCGTGACGACCTGGTCTTCCTCGTACGCGAGTTTGTCGGCATCATCGTTTCGTTCTTCCGTGGGCAAATCGTGATCGGGCTGATCATGGGCCTCTGCTACGCCATCGGCTTCACCATCGCCGGGCTAAAGTTCGGGTTCTTCATCGGGATGGCCATGGGCTTTCTCAACATCATCCCCTACCTCGGCACCATCCTCGGGCTGGGGATGGCCCTGCCCATCGGCTATCTGCAGGCCGACGGCGGGATGAACACCATCATCTACGTGCTGATCGTCTTCGCCGTCGTGCAGGCGCTGGAGGGCTACTTCCTGACCCCGAAGATCATGGGCGACCGCACCGGACTGCACCCGATGGTCATCATCATCGCGATCTTCTTCTGGGGCACCGCCCTGAACGGCATCCTCGGCATGATCCTCGCCATCCCGTTGACGGCGTTCTTTGTGGTCGCCTGGCGTCTGGCCAAGGTCAAGTACCTGCCCATGCTCACCAATGGCGGTGACAGCTCACTCGAAACGCCGCCCGACAAAGCTGCTGAGGCGTAG
- a CDS encoding glutaredoxin family protein, whose translation MSKHPILYIKRGCPWCREAMAFFQKHAIEVDLRDVNLSAQNMQRMIEVSGQTKTPTLEYGDFMVADFSVEELKDALAEEPEVRRDLGLADNYEDD comes from the coding sequence ATGTCCAAACACCCCATACTCTATATCAAGCGAGGCTGCCCCTGGTGCCGCGAGGCCATGGCATTCTTCCAGAAACACGCGATCGAGGTCGACCTGCGCGACGTCAATCTGAGCGCGCAAAACATGCAACGCATGATCGAAGTTAGCGGCCAGACAAAGACCCCTACCCTCGAATACGGCGACTTCATGGTGGCCGATTTCAGCGTGGAAGAGCTTAAGGACGCCCTGGCCGAAGAGCCCGAAGTCCGCCGCGACCTCGGCCTCGCCGATAACTACGAAGACGACTAA
- the uvrA gene encoding excinuclease ABC subunit UvrA translates to MSQIESQPNIHIKGARQHNLRDLELHIPRGQLVVITGVSGSGKSTLAFDTLYAEGYRKYMESLSARARQYLDQLPRPDVDFIHGLPPVVAIEQRTITGANPRSTVATVTEIADYARLLWTVCGEQFDPVDGAPIERRSLDECIARIYEEPEGSRLMLLAPALTAKPAVLREELPRLRQKGFLRVRIDGEIRELADDKIIPSGSREIPVDVVVDRIVLAPDQRGRIADSLELAFREGGDRAVVMVQHDRESPWHEFKLSQALAGTRSGIVYEPLSTRSFSWNSPEGACPTCGGLGQTMQFSDELVIPDPEKTVRGGAVKPWRLGSKAMIIKRNAILKQLAEQLPFDPKVPWSELPEDVRHTILHGAGDRLFSFKLKPGNTKPEALPFAGVIADLEESRRTTSSDGFRARLMAYQVTSLCPDCKGSRLNARARNVRVEGVSFTDFIGLGIERAREFIETLSRGGDRYKSAADAVRGLRERLGFLSEVGLEYLTLDRGYATLSGGEAQRVRLATQLGMGLVGVAYILDEPSIGLHPVDNQRLIETLTGLRDRGNAVLVVEHDADTMRVADQLIELGPGAGDTGGELIFQGTVEECIASPRSRTGPYLSGKSEIMRDARPLDPRHGHLTVIGARENNLRDLNVGFPLGLLTVVCGVSGSGKSTLVNDILARAAAFKLNGAKAIPGLHKEIDGLNNFKTVVRVDQEPIGRSPRSNPATYVKLFDQLRDLFSKCPLAKVRGYKPSRFSFNVRGGRCEKCQGDGQIKLDMQFLGDVFVECPSCRGQRYNRETLEIRFKGYNIAEVLDMTVEEAMRHFRNQPKIFEKLSTLAAVGLGYVKLGQPANTLSGGEAQRIKLSLELSRRQQGQTLYLLDEPTTGLHWEDIQKLMDLLFQLRDAGNTVVIIEHQLDVIALADWLIELGPGGGKNGGHLVFEGTPCDMAHAEGSPTGAALRAAGRG, encoded by the coding sequence ATGAGCCAGATAGAGAGTCAGCCCAACATCCATATCAAGGGGGCCCGCCAGCATAACCTGCGCGACCTCGAGCTGCACATCCCGCGCGGGCAGCTCGTGGTCATCACCGGTGTATCCGGCTCGGGTAAGTCCACGCTGGCCTTTGACACGCTCTATGCCGAGGGCTACCGCAAGTACATGGAGAGCCTCTCGGCGCGCGCCCGGCAGTACCTGGACCAGCTACCGCGCCCGGATGTGGACTTTATCCACGGGCTGCCGCCGGTCGTCGCCATCGAGCAGCGCACGATCACCGGCGCGAATCCGCGCAGCACGGTCGCCACGGTGACGGAGATCGCCGACTATGCCCGGCTGCTGTGGACTGTCTGCGGGGAGCAGTTTGATCCGGTGGACGGCGCGCCGATCGAGCGGCGTTCACTCGACGAGTGCATCGCCCGCATCTATGAGGAGCCGGAGGGGAGCCGCCTGATGCTGCTGGCCCCCGCGCTCACGGCGAAGCCCGCTGTCCTGCGCGAGGAGCTGCCCCGGCTGCGGCAGAAAGGCTTTCTGCGCGTGCGTATCGACGGGGAAATACGTGAGCTGGCCGACGACAAGATCATCCCCTCCGGCAGCCGTGAGATTCCGGTCGATGTCGTGGTGGACCGCATCGTCCTGGCCCCGGACCAGCGCGGGCGTATCGCCGACTCGCTGGAGCTGGCCTTCCGCGAGGGCGGGGACCGTGCGGTTGTCATGGTGCAGCATGACAGGGAAAGCCCGTGGCATGAGTTCAAGCTCAGCCAGGCGCTGGCAGGCACACGCTCAGGCATCGTGTACGAGCCGCTCTCGACGCGCTCCTTTTCGTGGAATAGCCCGGAGGGCGCCTGCCCGACCTGTGGCGGCCTGGGCCAGACGATGCAGTTTAGCGACGAGCTGGTCATCCCCGACCCGGAGAAGACCGTGCGGGGTGGGGCGGTCAAGCCCTGGCGCCTCGGCTCAAAGGCGATGATCATCAAGCGCAACGCCATCCTCAAACAACTGGCCGAGCAGCTACCCTTTGACCCGAAAGTACCCTGGAGCGAACTGCCGGAAGACGTCCGCCATACGATCCTGCACGGGGCCGGTGATCGACTCTTTTCCTTTAAGCTCAAACCCGGCAATACCAAGCCCGAGGCCCTGCCGTTTGCGGGGGTCATCGCGGACCTTGAGGAGTCGCGCCGCACGACCAGCAGCGATGGCTTTCGAGCGCGGCTCATGGCCTACCAGGTCACCTCGCTGTGTCCGGACTGCAAGGGGAGCCGCCTGAACGCCCGCGCGCGAAACGTCCGCGTCGAGGGGGTGTCTTTCACGGACTTTATCGGGCTGGGGATCGAGCGGGCACGCGAGTTTATCGAAACGCTCAGCCGTGGCGGAGACAGATACAAGTCGGCCGCCGACGCCGTGCGCGGTCTGCGTGAGCGGCTCGGGTTCTTGTCCGAGGTCGGGCTGGAGTACCTGACGCTCGACCGTGGCTATGCCACGCTCTCTGGCGGCGAGGCCCAGCGTGTGCGTCTGGCCACTCAGCTCGGGATGGGGCTCGTTGGCGTGGCCTACATCCTCGACGAGCCGAGCATCGGCCTGCACCCGGTGGACAATCAGCGCCTGATCGAGACGCTCACCGGCCTGCGAGACCGTGGGAACGCCGTGCTCGTGGTCGAGCATGACGCTGACACCATGCGTGTGGCCGACCAGTTAATCGAGCTGGGGCCCGGCGCGGGCGATACCGGTGGCGAGTTGATCTTTCAGGGGACGGTAGAGGAGTGCATCGCCTCCCCGCGTTCGCGCACCGGCCCGTACCTATCCGGTAAAAGCGAGATCATGCGCGATGCGCGTCCGCTCGATCCGCGCCACGGCCACCTCACGGTAATCGGTGCGCGCGAGAACAACCTGCGCGACCTCAATGTGGGCTTCCCGCTGGGGCTGCTGACGGTCGTGTGCGGCGTTTCCGGTTCGGGTAAGAGCACGCTCGTGAACGACATCCTGGCGCGCGCGGCGGCCTTTAAGCTCAATGGCGCAAAGGCCATCCCCGGCCTGCACAAGGAGATCGACGGGCTGAACAATTTCAAAACCGTGGTGCGCGTGGATCAGGAGCCGATCGGGCGCAGCCCGCGCTCGAACCCGGCTACGTACGTGAAGCTTTTCGATCAGTTGCGCGATCTCTTCTCGAAGTGCCCGCTGGCCAAGGTCCGTGGCTACAAGCCGAGTCGCTTCAGCTTTAACGTGCGCGGGGGGCGCTGCGAGAAGTGTCAGGGCGACGGCCAGATCAAGCTCGATATGCAGTTCCTCGGAGACGTGTTCGTGGAGTGCCCGAGCTGCCGTGGTCAGCGCTATAACCGCGAGACGCTGGAGATCCGCTTCAAGGGCTACAACATCGCCGAAGTCCTCGACATGACGGTTGAGGAGGCGATGCGGCACTTCCGCAACCAACCGAAGATTTTTGAAAAGCTCTCCACGCTGGCAGCGGTGGGCCTCGGCTACGTCAAGCTCGGCCAACCCGCCAACACGCTCTCCGGCGGGGAGGCCCAGCGCATCAAGCTCTCGCTCGAGCTTTCGCGCCGCCAGCAGGGGCAGACCCTGTACCTGCTCGACGAGCCCACGACCGGCCTGCACTGGGAAGACATCCAGAAGCTGATGGACCTGCTCTTCCAGCTCCGGGACGCCGGTAACACCGTGGTCATCATCGAGCACCAGCTCGATGTCATCGCGCTGGCTGACTGGCTGATCGAGCTCGGCCCCGGCGGCGGTAAAAACGGTGGCCATCTGGTCTTTGAAGGAACCCCCTGCGATATGGCGCACGCCGAAGGCTCGCCCACCGGTGCCGCTCTGCGTGCCGCCGGACGAGGGTAG
- a CDS encoding inositol monophosphatase, whose product MKPQKRKPGRKPVPSELRHRINAGRVAVKNQIAFFEGQFGQVESQWKEDDTRVTFADFAISEKVFTELRRSFPHDDYCSEESNPEDEVMQLEAEYAWIIDPIDGTNNYALGVPMCGISLALLRNGEPIYGYIYDFSRRVLVQGGEGEGVLDGTQRGRVITDEPTPHSHFATNFPYSPEDLTRMRPLFEKYRVRCFGSAALNLTYTAIGKLAACVDFRVKLWDVAAGFALIKAAGGEIVYLDEPLFPIDSFHVHMPPVRYVAGSPAFCRVVKECYEASAKSE is encoded by the coding sequence ATGAAACCGCAGAAGAGAAAGCCGGGACGCAAGCCGGTGCCAAGTGAACTGCGCCACCGGATCAACGCCGGGCGGGTCGCGGTGAAGAACCAGATTGCATTTTTTGAAGGCCAGTTCGGGCAGGTCGAGAGCCAGTGGAAGGAAGACGATACCCGCGTGACCTTTGCCGACTTCGCGATTTCAGAGAAGGTATTTACCGAGCTGCGTCGCTCCTTCCCGCACGACGACTACTGCAGCGAGGAGTCCAACCCCGAGGACGAGGTGATGCAGCTTGAGGCCGAGTATGCCTGGATCATCGACCCCATCGACGGGACGAATAACTACGCTCTCGGCGTACCGATGTGCGGCATTTCTCTGGCGCTGCTGCGTAATGGCGAGCCGATCTACGGCTATATCTACGACTTTTCCCGCCGGGTACTCGTCCAGGGGGGCGAAGGCGAGGGCGTGCTCGATGGCACCCAAAGGGGGCGCGTGATCACGGATGAGCCGACCCCTCACAGCCACTTTGCGACGAACTTTCCCTACTCACCCGAGGACCTGACACGTATGCGCCCGCTGTTTGAAAAGTATCGGGTGCGCTGCTTCGGGAGTGCGGCGTTGAACCTCACCTACACCGCTATCGGTAAGCTGGCCGCGTGCGTGGACTTTCGGGTCAAGCTGTGGGATGTGGCTGCAGGGTTCGCGCTGATCAAGGCGGCGGGCGGGGAGATCGTCTATCTGGACGAGCCGCTGTTTCCCATCGACAGCTTTCACGTGCACATGCCACCCGTTCGCTACGTGGCGGGGAGCCCGGCCTTTTGCCGTGTCGTGAAAGAATGCTACGAAGCCTCTGCCAAGAGCGAGTAG
- a CDS encoding MBL fold metallo-hydrolase — protein sequence MKLTDLNPHGGIGANCLLVELGPFRFLIDAGIHPKKVGRETLPDFDKLAPNSIDALILTHCHLDHLGAVPVALRHQPEAMIILSRPTQELAVRMLRNSCNVMRRQRDEQRIPEYPLYSFAELDRLEPIMFALPYGHSRTFAKGGEEVQVTLYPSGHIVGAAAIKLTYKHRSIFFTGDVLFGDQKTLPGAAFPDETFDTLVMETTRGLTRRTDDTRREEEVARLIQTVSRTLENGGSVLIPAFALGRMQEILAILDEARTKGDIPKVPVVCSGLGLDLVDYFDVIARKIGAVKFRRNVLKRLGVQALKRAPAPGKPPSKPTLFVVSSGMLVENTPSYAIAASLLGSPHNALCFVGYCDPDTPGGKLLQTPQDESFVFETLDHVTPVRATIERFDLSGHADREELLSFARKCEPRAIVLTHGDPEARSWFHEQLEQDEAAYQIIDPAPGTCYTV from the coding sequence ATGAAGTTGACAGACCTGAACCCGCACGGAGGCATCGGAGCAAATTGCCTTCTGGTCGAACTGGGACCGTTCCGTTTTCTGATAGATGCGGGCATTCACCCGAAAAAAGTCGGACGCGAGACCCTGCCCGATTTTGACAAGCTCGCCCCCAACAGCATCGACGCGCTCATCCTGACGCACTGCCACCTGGACCACCTCGGGGCCGTGCCCGTGGCCCTGCGCCACCAGCCCGAGGCGATGATCATTCTCAGCCGCCCCACGCAGGAGCTGGCCGTGCGCATGCTCCGCAACTCCTGCAACGTCATGCGCCGTCAGCGTGATGAGCAGCGCATCCCCGAGTACCCGCTGTATTCCTTTGCCGAGCTGGACCGGCTGGAGCCCATCATGTTTGCCCTGCCCTACGGGCACTCCCGCACCTTTGCCAAGGGCGGTGAAGAGGTGCAGGTCACCCTCTACCCCTCCGGGCATATCGTCGGCGCTGCCGCGATCAAGCTCACCTACAAGCACCGCTCGATTTTCTTCACCGGGGACGTGCTCTTCGGGGACCAAAAGACCCTACCCGGTGCGGCCTTCCCGGACGAGACCTTTGACACTCTGGTCATGGAAACGACCCGCGGCCTGACCCGTCGCACCGACGATACCCGGCGCGAGGAGGAAGTCGCCCGCCTCATCCAGACCGTCAGCCGCACGCTGGAAAATGGCGGCTCCGTGCTCATCCCGGCTTTTGCCCTCGGGCGCATGCAGGAGATCCTCGCCATCCTCGACGAGGCCCGCACAAAAGGCGACATCCCCAAAGTCCCCGTCGTCTGCTCCGGGCTCGGCCTCGATCTGGTGGATTATTTTGATGTTATCGCCCGCAAGATCGGGGCGGTAAAGTTCCGGCGCAATGTCCTGAAACGCCTCGGCGTGCAGGCCCTCAAGCGCGCTCCTGCGCCCGGCAAGCCGCCCTCCAAGCCCACGCTTTTTGTGGTTAGCAGTGGCATGCTCGTCGAGAACACGCCCTCCTATGCCATCGCTGCGTCCCTGCTGGGCAGCCCCCACAACGCCCTGTGCTTCGTGGGCTACTGCGACCCGGACACCCCCGGCGGGAAGCTTCTGCAAACCCCTCAGGACGAGTCCTTTGTCTTCGAGACCCTCGACCATGTCACCCCCGTACGGGCTACGATCGAGCGCTTCGACCTGAGCGGTCATGCCGACCGCGAGGAGCTGCTCAGCTTTGCCCGTAAGTGCGAGCCGCGCGCCATTGTCCTGACTCATGGCGATCCCGAGGCACGCAGCTGGTTCCATGAGCAACTGGAGCAGGATGAGGCCGCCTATCAGATCATAGATCCCGCCCCCGGCACCTGCTACACAGTATAG
- the thiS gene encoding sulfur carrier protein ThiS, which translates to MSDKIHITANGKPYVLETATTLPDFLDSLGLAPERVVVERNREALTPSETLKATLADGDNLEIVRIVAGG; encoded by the coding sequence ATGAGCGACAAAATCCACATCACCGCCAACGGTAAACCCTACGTACTGGAAACGGCCACCACGCTGCCGGACTTCCTCGACTCGCTCGGGCTGGCCCCGGAGCGCGTCGTGGTCGAGCGCAACCGCGAGGCTCTCACCCCCTCCGAAACGCTCAAGGCCACCCTCGCAGACGGCGACAACCTCGAAATCGTCCGCATCGTCGCCGGCGGGTGA
- the thiH gene encoding 2-iminoacetate synthase ThiH, translating to MARPAKYHTPAEAPVGTFSESLQRLPISELAYRSRHGDRARIEQIIRKGRAETLEEFALLTSPEAGEYLETMAAISQRLTQRFFGKAIRLFSPLYLSNECVNVCTYCGFSRHNDIPRLTIPVNVAEEQIAKIARQGFRSLLLVAGEHPKYVSNGYVAECIKAGLRHMPSVALELGPMDAADYAPLVQTGAEGLIVYQESYHQPTYEVMHKAGPKKYFAWRVDTAERGYEAGFRRLGIGALYGLYDWRHETMAAAAHAHHLLRKCWKAQVSVSFPRMRPAAGGYEPNPEFCMSDRQMVQVICALRMFLPQVGVTLSTRESPKLRDGLVKVGVTLMSAGSSTEPGGYENFNEDTWVPEGDQPGEQFHIADERPPVEIAAMIRRQGYEAVWKDFDRALVTTDTST from the coding sequence ATGGCCAGACCTGCCAAGTACCACACCCCGGCCGAAGCGCCGGTTGGAACCTTTTCCGAGAGCCTTCAGCGGCTGCCGATCAGCGAGCTCGCCTACCGCTCGCGCCACGGTGACCGTGCCCGCATCGAGCAGATCATCCGCAAGGGACGCGCCGAGACGCTGGAAGAATTTGCCCTGCTCACCTCCCCTGAAGCCGGTGAGTATCTCGAAACCATGGCTGCGATTTCGCAGCGGCTGACGCAGCGCTTCTTCGGTAAGGCGATCCGGCTTTTTTCGCCGCTCTACCTTTCCAATGAGTGCGTCAACGTCTGCACGTACTGCGGCTTTTCGCGGCACAATGACATCCCGCGCCTGACCATCCCGGTCAACGTAGCCGAGGAGCAGATCGCCAAGATCGCCCGTCAGGGCTTCCGCTCGCTGCTGCTGGTGGCCGGGGAGCACCCCAAGTATGTCTCCAACGGCTACGTGGCCGAGTGCATCAAGGCCGGGCTCCGGCACATGCCCTCCGTCGCCCTGGAGCTCGGGCCGATGGACGCTGCCGACTACGCGCCGCTCGTCCAGACCGGAGCCGAAGGCCTCATCGTTTACCAGGAAAGCTACCACCAGCCCACCTACGAGGTGATGCACAAGGCAGGCCCGAAAAAGTACTTCGCCTGGCGCGTCGATACCGCCGAGCGCGGCTACGAGGCCGGGTTCCGGCGGCTGGGTATCGGTGCTCTCTACGGGCTCTACGACTGGCGGCACGAGACGATGGCCGCCGCAGCCCATGCCCACCACCTGCTGCGTAAGTGCTGGAAAGCCCAGGTCTCGGTCAGCTTCCCGCGCATGCGGCCTGCCGCTGGCGGCTATGAGCCTAACCCGGAGTTCTGCATGAGCGACCGGCAAATGGTGCAGGTCATCTGCGCGCTGCGGATGTTCCTCCCGCAGGTCGGCGTCACCCTCTCCACTCGCGAGTCTCCCAAGCTCCGCGACGGCCTCGTCAAGGTCGGCGTCACGCTGATGAGCGCAGGCTCCAGCACCGAGCCCGGCGGCTACGAAAACTTCAACGAAGACACCTGGGTCCCCGAAGGCGACCAGCCCGGCGAGCAGTTTCATATTGCCGATGAGCGCCCGCCGGTTGAGATTGCGGCCATGATTCGCCGCCAGGGCTACGAAGCCGTCTGGAAGGACTTCGACCGCGCCCTCGTCACCACGGACACCTCAACCTGA
- a CDS encoding DUF2254 domain-containing protein: MLSTLQFIRNRLSEALWVRPLVMCVVSFMGTVVAYLLGRWVDASLVPDISRESLEVLLGVLNTGMLAVAVFAVGAMVSAYSSAGQTATPRSFSLIIADDVSQNALSTFIGAFLFSVIAVLALMNGFYSGAGRFFLLILTLAVFWVVVITFIRWVDRIARLGRLAMTLKKVEAATTRAITRYQRSWLWHGASEEESAEGVEVRVPRIGYLQWIDFSLLQRWADKADLKIRLNVLPGAFITPDRVVARIMGKPERAIAEEDLERLGQAFRLGEQRLFDEDPRFGFVVLSEIASRALSPSVNDPGTAIQVVGQLVRLLHLWRNPEEEADAETDKRYDRLEAPAVQLESLFDDAFIGISRDGASMREVMIRLQKAFRALAAIDPEMKDMAEHYARLSLKRAQNALSLEEDYEDVRAVYEQWAK, translated from the coding sequence ATGCTAAGTACCCTTCAGTTTATCCGCAACCGCCTGTCCGAGGCCCTCTGGGTCAGACCGTTGGTGATGTGCGTCGTCTCCTTTATGGGGACCGTTGTCGCCTACCTGCTCGGACGCTGGGTGGATGCGAGCCTCGTGCCTGACATCAGCCGCGAGTCGCTGGAGGTGCTGCTGGGCGTCCTGAACACAGGGATGCTGGCTGTCGCGGTCTTCGCGGTGGGGGCCATGGTCTCCGCCTACTCATCGGCAGGCCAGACGGCGACTCCGCGGTCATTTTCGCTGATCATCGCCGACGACGTTTCCCAGAACGCGCTCTCCACCTTCATCGGGGCGTTTCTGTTTTCGGTCATCGCCGTCCTGGCGCTGATGAACGGCTTCTACAGCGGCGCGGGTCGCTTCTTTCTGCTGATCCTGACGCTGGCGGTTTTCTGGGTCGTGGTCATCACCTTCATCCGGTGGGTGGATCGCATTGCCCGGCTCGGGCGGCTCGCCATGACATTGAAAAAAGTCGAAGCCGCCACCACCCGTGCCATCACCCGCTACCAGCGCTCGTGGCTCTGGCATGGTGCCTCTGAGGAGGAATCCGCCGAGGGCGTCGAGGTCCGCGTACCGCGCATCGGCTACCTGCAGTGGATCGACTTCAGCCTGCTGCAACGCTGGGCTGACAAGGCTGACCTGAAGATCCGCCTGAATGTGCTGCCGGGTGCCTTTATCACGCCGGACCGCGTCGTCGCCCGCATCATGGGCAAGCCCGAGCGAGCCATCGCCGAGGAAGACCTGGAGCGGCTCGGGCAGGCTTTCCGCCTGGGCGAGCAGCGCCTCTTCGACGAGGACCCCCGCTTCGGATTCGTGGTGCTCTCGGAGATTGCCAGCCGCGCGCTTTCACCTTCCGTCAATGACCCCGGCACGGCCATCCAGGTCGTGGGTCAGCTCGTTCGCCTGCTTCACCTCTGGAGAAACCCCGAGGAGGAAGCTGATGCCGAGACAGATAAACGCTACGACCGGCTGGAGGCCCCAGCTGTGCAGCTTGAGTCCCTTTTTGACGACGCCTTTATCGGTATCTCACGGGACGGCGCGTCCATGCGGGAGGTCATGATCCGCCTGCAAAAGGCATTCCGCGCCCTCGCCGCTATCGATCCGGAGATGAAGGACATGGCTGAGCACTACGCCCGCCTCTCCCTCAAACGCGCCCAAAACGCCCTCTCCCTGGAGGAGGACTACGAAGATGTCCGCGCCGTCTATGAGCAGTGGGCGAAGTAA